A genomic stretch from Lathyrus oleraceus cultivar Zhongwan6 chromosome 2, CAAS_Psat_ZW6_1.0, whole genome shotgun sequence includes:
- the LOC127120938 gene encoding putative 12-oxophytodienoate reductase 11 isoform X2, with product MQLHKDRTKPLEIQFHNLSIMNLNTDAALTTSDPIPLLTPYKMGNFNLSHRVVLAPLTRMRSYNNVPQPIAINYYAQRASQGGFLIAEATGVSDTAQGYPNTPGVWTKDQVEAWKPIVDAVHAKGSVFFCQIWHAGRVSNSIYQPNGQAPISSTDKSLTSNEEQQFTAPRRLRTDEIPDIVNDFKIAARNAIEAGFDGVEIHGAHGYLVDQFMKDKVNDRTDEYGGSLENRCRFALQVVEAVANEIGADKLGIRLSPFAEYAESGDSNPNALGLYMVNALNKYNILYCHMVEPRLIHTFDPVETPHSLEPMRKAFNGTFMVAGGYNRQDGINAIAENRADLVVYGRLFLANPDLPKRFALDAPLNKYHRETFYSSDPVLGYTDYPFLE from the exons ATGCAATTGCACAAAGACAGAACCAAACCTCTTGAAATTCAATTCCATAATTTATCAATAATGAATCTCAATACGGATGCGGCTCTTACCACTTCCGATCCAATTCCTCTTCTTACGCCTTACAAAATGGGCAATTTCAATCTCTCTCACAG AGTTGTTTTGGCACCACTTACTAGAATGAGATCCTACAACAATGTTCCTCAACCCATTGCTATCAACTATTATGCTCAGAGAGCTTCTCAAGGGGGTTTTCTCATAGCAGAAGCTACTGGTGTTTCTGACACTGCTCAAGGATATCCAAACACACCAGGTGTTTGGACAAAAGACCAAGTGGAAGCATGGAAACCCATTGTAGATGCTGTTCATGCTAAAGGCAGTGTCTTTTTCTGTCAAATTTGGCATGCTGGAAGGGTTTCAAATTCAA TTTATCAGCCCAATGGACAAGCGCCAATATCTTCTACGGACAAGTCACTCACTAGCAATGAAGAACAACAATTCACAGCACCCAGACGACTAAGGACAGATGAAATTCCTGATATTGTCAATGACTTCAAAATTGCTGCAAGAAATGCTATTGAAGCTG GATTTGATGGGGTTGAAATCCATGGGGCTCATGGCTATCTAGTGGATCAATTCATGAAAGATAAAGTGAATGATAGGACTGATGAATATGGTGGATCACTTGAAAACCGCTGTCGGTTTGCATTACAAGTTGTTGAAGCTGTTGCGAATGAGATAGGAGCAGATAAACTTGGAATAAGATTATCACCATTTGCTGAATATGCAGAAAGTGGAGACTCCAATCCCAATGCGTTGGGACTTTATATGGTTAATGCCTTGAACAAATATAATATTCTGTACTGCCACATGGTGGAACCAAGACTAATACATACCTTTGATCCAGTTGAAACCCCTCACAGTTTGGAGCCAATGAGAAAGGCTTTCAATGGAACTTTCATGGTTGCAGGAGGTTATAACAGACAAGACGGGATCAATGCTATAGCTGAAAATAGAGCAGATCTTGTTGTTTATGGTCGTTTGTTCTTAGCTAATCCAGATTTACCAAAGAGATTTGCACTTGATGCTCCTCTCAACAAGTATCATAGGGAGACTTTCTACTCTTCAGATCCAGTTCTTGGTTATACTGACTATCCTTTTCTTGAATGA
- the LOC127120937 gene encoding putative 12-oxophytodienoate reductase 11: MGATTTDSVPLLTPYNMGKFKLSHRVVMAPLTRTRSYNNVPQPHAILYYSQRASQGGLLIAEATGVSDTAQGLPDTPGIWTKQQVEAWKPIVDAVHAKGAIFFCQIWHVGRVSNSSYQPNGQAPISSTDKAITSNDQQQFTAPRRLRTDEIPNIVNDFKLAARNAIEAGFDGVEIHGAHGYLLDQFMKDKVNDRTDEYGGSLENRCRFPLEVVEAVVNEIGAERVGIRLSPFAEFAESGDSNPNALGLYMANALNKYNILYCHMVEPRIIDTFDPVETPHSLEPMRKAFNGTFMVAGGYNRQDGIKAIAENRADLVVYGRWFISNPDLPKRFALNAPLNKYNRETFYSSEPVIGYTDYPFLE, translated from the exons ATGGGTGCTACCACTACTGATTCCGTTCCTCTTCTTACACCTTACAATATGGGAAAATTCAAGCTCTCTCACAG AGTTGTTATGGCACCACTGACTAGAACAAGATCATACAACAATGTTCCACAGCCTCATGCTATTCTATATTACTCTCAAAGAGCATCTCAAGGTGGTCTTCTCATTGCAGAAGCTACTGGTGTTTCTGACACGGCTCAAGGCTTACCAGACACACCGGGTATTTGGACAAAACAACAAGTCGAGGCATGGAAACCTATTGTAGATGCTGTTCATGCCAAAGGTGCTATCTTCTTCTGTCAAATTTGGCATGTTGGAAGGGTTTCAAATTCAA GTTATCAGCCGAACGGACAAGCTCCGATATCTTCTACAGATAAGGCAATCACAAGTAATGATCAACAACAATTCACGGCACCAAGACGACTAAGGACAGATGAGATTCCTAATATTGTCAATGATTTCAAACTTGCTGCAAGAAATGCTATTGAAGCTGGTTTTGATGGGGTTGAAATCCATGGAGCTCATGGCTATCTACTCGATCAATTCATGAAAGATAAAGTGAATGACAGAACCGATGAATATGGTGGATCACTTGAAAATCGCTGTCGGTTTCCATTAGAAGTTGTTGAAGCTGTTGTAAATGAGATAGGAGCAGAAAGAGTTGGAATAAGATTATCACCATTTGCTGAATTTGCAGAAAGTGGAGACTCCAATCCCAATGCTTTGGGACTCTATATGGCTAATGCTCTCAATAAGTATAACATTCTGTACTGTCACATGGTGGAACCAAGAATAATAGATACCTTTGATCCAGTTGAAACCCCTCACAGTTTGGAGCCAATGAGAAAGGCTTTCAATGGAACTTTCATGGTTGCAGGAGGTTATAACAGACAAGATGGGATAAAAGCTATAGCTGAAAACAGGGCGGATCTTGTTGTTTATGGTCGTTGGTTCATATCTAATCCAGATTTGCCAAAGAGATTTGCACTCAATGCTCCTCTAAACAAGTATAATAGGGAGACATTCTACTCCTCAGAGCCAGTTATTGGTTATACTGACTATCCTTTTCTTGAATGA
- the LOC127120938 gene encoding putative 12-oxophytodienoate reductase 11 isoform X1 — protein MQLHKDRTKPLEIQFHNLSIMNLNTDAALTTSDPIPLLTPYKMGNFNLSHRVVLAPLTRMRSYNNVPQPIAINYYAQRASQGGFLIAEATGVSDTAQGYPNTPGVWTKDQVEAWKPIVDAVHAKGSVFFCQIWHAGRVSNSIYQPNGQAPISSTDKSLTSNEEQQFTAPRRLRTDEIPDIVNDFKIAARNAIEAGFDGVEIHGAHGYLVDQFMKDKVNDRTDEYGGSLENRCRFALQVVEAVANEIGADKLGIRLSPFAEYAESGDSNPNALGLYMVNALNKYNILYCHMVEPRLIHTFDPVETPHSLEPMRKAFNGTFMVAGGYNRQDGIKAIAENRADLVVYGRWFISNPDLPKRFALNAPLNKYNRETFYSSDPVIGYTDYPFLE, from the exons ATGCAATTGCACAAAGACAGAACCAAACCTCTTGAAATTCAATTCCATAATTTATCAATAATGAATCTCAATACGGATGCGGCTCTTACCACTTCCGATCCAATTCCTCTTCTTACGCCTTACAAAATGGGCAATTTCAATCTCTCTCACAG AGTTGTTTTGGCACCACTTACTAGAATGAGATCCTACAACAATGTTCCTCAACCCATTGCTATCAACTATTATGCTCAGAGAGCTTCTCAAGGGGGTTTTCTCATAGCAGAAGCTACTGGTGTTTCTGACACTGCTCAAGGATATCCAAACACACCAGGTGTTTGGACAAAAGACCAAGTGGAAGCATGGAAACCCATTGTAGATGCTGTTCATGCTAAAGGCAGTGTCTTTTTCTGTCAAATTTGGCATGCTGGAAGGGTTTCAAATTCAA TTTATCAGCCCAATGGACAAGCGCCAATATCTTCTACGGACAAGTCACTCACTAGCAATGAAGAACAACAATTCACAGCACCCAGACGACTAAGGACAGATGAAATTCCTGATATTGTCAATGACTTCAAAATTGCTGCAAGAAATGCTATTGAAGCTG GATTTGATGGGGTTGAAATCCATGGGGCTCATGGCTATCTAGTGGATCAATTCATGAAAGATAAAGTGAATGATAGGACTGATGAATATGGTGGATCACTTGAAAACCGCTGTCGGTTTGCATTACAAGTTGTTGAAGCTGTTGCGAATGAGATAGGAGCAGATAAACTTGGAATAAGATTATCACCATTTGCTGAATATGCAGAAAGTGGAGACTCCAATCCCAATGCGTTGGGACTTTATATGGTTAATGCCTTGAACAAATATAATATTCTGTACTGCCACATGGTGGAACCAAGACTAATACATACCTTTGATCCAGTTGAAACCCCTCACAGTTTGGAGCCAATGAGAAAGGCTTTCAATGGAACTTTCATGGTTGCAGGAG GTTATAACAGACAAGATGGGATAAAAGCTATAGCTGAAAACAGGGCAGATCTTGTTGTTTATGGTCGTTGGTTCATATCTAATCCAGATTTACCAAAGAGATTTGCACTCAATGCTCCTCTAAACAAGTATAATAGGGAGACATTCTACTCTTCAGATCCAGTTATTGGTTATACTGACTATCCTTTTCTTGAATGA
- the LOC127120971 gene encoding RING-H2 finger protein ATL54-like — translation MLRLRAVARTRAPPPPSSSSLSSRIQQTLVMNFDDEQQHDSVVDHPIWYIRTLGLQQSVINAISVCKYKKGEGLIEGTKCSVCLSEFEEDESLRLLPKCHHAFHLPCIDTWLRSHTNCPMCRAPIVNTNPTIARVESLESVVVDSHSTSLDDRHVDENSGESESNLGFQNRVHDYELRNRVEGEGGQLEVCENGRPVVDAVSGSIRPRRSVSMDDSFVEGINNVVATVLSKESNGDEDSVSKVNGSENLATTSKGGSNSFSFRSTRYLQGVHSPMKTLILEWK, via the coding sequence ATGCTAAGGTTAAGGGCAGTGGCAAGGACAAGAGCACCACCACCACCATcctcatcatcattatcatcgAGGATTCAACAAACTCTAGTGATGAATTTTGATGATGAACAACAACATGATTCTGTTGTGGATCATCCAATTTGGTATATTCGAACCCTAGGTCTTCAACAATCTGTTATAAATGCAATTAGTGTTTGTAAGTATAAGAAAGGTGAAGGGTTGATTGAAGGAACTAAATGTTCCGTTTGTTTGAGTGAGTTTGAAGAAGATGAAAGTCTTCGGCTTTTACCTAAGTGTCATCATGCTTTTCATTTACCTTGCATTGATACTTGGCTTAGATCTCATACTAATTGTCCTATGTGTAGAGCTCCAATTGTTAATACTAACCCTACAATTGCGAGGGTTGAGTCTTTGGAATCTGTTGTTGTTGATTCTCATTCAACTTCATTGGATGATAGACATGTTGATGAAAATAGTGGTGAATCTGAATCCAATTTAGGGTTTCAAAATAGGGTTCATGATTATGAGTTGAGGAATAGGGTAGAAGGGGAAGGAGGGCAATTGGAGGTTTGTGAAAACGGAAGACCAGTTGTCGATGCGGTTAGTGGCAGTATTCGGCCTAGGAGATCAGTTTCTATGGATGATTCTTTTGTTGAAGGTATCAATAATGTTGTTGCAACTGTTCTGTCAAAGGAATCTAATGGTGATGAAGATAGTGTGTCAAAGGTTAATGGAAGTGAGAATTTAGCAACTACATCCAAAGGTGGTAGTAATAGCTTTTCTTTTAGGTCAACAAGATATTTGCAGGGTGTTCATAGTCCAATGaagacgttgatccttgaatggaaatag
- the LOC127120938 gene encoding putative 12-oxophytodienoate reductase 11 isoform X3: MGATTTDPIPLLTPYNMGKFKLSHRVVMAPLTRTRSYNNVPQPHAILYYSQRASQGGLLIAEATGVSDTAQGLPDTPGIWTKQQVEAWKPIVDAVHAKGAIFFCQIWHVGRVSNSSYQPNGQAPISSTDKAITSNDQQQFTAPRRLRTDEIPNIVNDFKLAARNAIEAGFDGVEIHGAHGYLLDQFMKDKVNDRTDEYGGSLENRCRFPLEVVEAVVNEIGAERVGIRLSPFAEFAESGDSNPNALGLYMVNALNKYNILYCHMVEPRIIVTFDPVETPHCLEPMRKAFNGTFMVAGGYNRQDGIKAIAENRADLVVYGRWFISNPDLPKRFALNAPLNKYNRETFYSSDPVIGYTDYPFLE; this comes from the exons ATGGGTGCTACCACTACTGATCCAATTCCTCTTCTTACACCTTACAATATGGGAAAATTCAAGCTCTCTCACAG AGTTGTTATGGCACCACTCACTAGAACAAGATCATACAACAATGTTCCACAGCCTCATGCTATTCTATATTACTCTCAAAGAGCATCTCAAGGTGGTCTTCTCATTGCAGAAGCTACTGGTGTTTCTGACACGGCTCAAGGCTTACCAGACACACCGGGTATTTGGACAAAACAACAAGTGGAGGCATGGAAACCTATTGTAGATGCCGTTCATGCCAAAGGTGCTATCTTCTTCTGTCAAATTTGGCATGTTGGAAGGGTTTCAAATTCAA GTTATCAGCCGAACGGACAAGCTCCGATATCTTCTACAGATAAGGCAATCACAAGTAATGATCAACAACAATTCACGGCACCAAGACGACTAAGGACAGATGAGATTCCTAATATTGTCAATGATTTCAAACTTGCTGCAAGAAATGCTATTGAAGCTGGTTTTGATGGGGTTGAAATCCATGGAGCTCATGGCTATCTACTCGATCAATTCATGAAAGATAAAGTGAATGACAGAACCGATGAATATGGTGGATCACTTGAAAATCGCTGTCGGTTTCCATTAGAAGTTGTTGAAGCTGTTGTAAATGAGATAGGAGCAGAAAGAGTTGGAATAAGATTATCACCATTTGCTGAATTTGCAGAAAGTGGAGACTCCAATCCCAATGCTTTGGGACTTTATATGGTTAACGCCTTGAACAAATATAATATTCTGTACTGCCACATGGTGGAACCAAGAATAATAGTTACCTTTGATCCAGTTGAAACCCCTCACTGTTTGGAGCCAATGAGAAAGGCTTTCAATGGAACTTTCATGGTTGCAGGAGGTTATAACAGACAAGATGGGATAAAAGCTATAGCTGAAAACAGGGCAGATCTTGTTGTTTATGGTCGTTGGTTCATATCTAATCCAGATTTACCAAAGAGATTTGCACTCAATGCTCCTCTAAACAAGTATAATAGGGAGACATTCTACTCTTCAGATCCAGTTATTGGTTATACTGACTATCCTTTTCTTGAATGA